GCACCGGCCCCCGGCTTTCCGTCGGTCTTTAATCCAGCCGCTTTCTTCAACAAAATGGAGGCGGGTGGCGTTTTGCATTCGAAGGTGAAGCTTTTGTCCGAGTAAGCGGTGATCACAACCGGAATGATCATTCCAAGCTGGTCTTGAGTTCGAGCGTTAAACTCTTTACAAAATCCGGGAATATTCAGCCCATGCTGACCCAGTGCTGGACCAACTGGAGGCGCTGGATTGGCTTTTCCTGCGGGAACCTGAAGCTTAATAAATGCAGTAATTTTCTTTGCCATGCGTTTTCCTTATGCAGATTTTCGAGACTATGCAATACGTTCTACTTGGACATAATCCAATTCCACAGGTGTGGCACGCCCAAAAATGGAAACCAACACCCGCAATTTCTGCTTATCTGCCTTCACTTCTTCAATTTCACCATTAAAATTCGCAAAGGGACCTTCCATCACTTTGACTTTATCCCCTTCGACAAATTCCACCTTAGCTCGTACTTTGGGAGCGCCTTCAACCATCGCTCGCATACGCTCGACTTCAGCCACGGACAGCGACGGGGGATTCTTCGCGTTCCCAACAAATCCCGTCACCTTCGCAGTGTTTCGCACCAAGTGAGCGGTTTCGTCGCTAAACAGCATTTGAACCAACATGTAGCTTGGAAAACACTTGC
This region of Myxococcaceae bacterium genomic DNA includes:
- the rplK gene encoding 50S ribosomal protein L11, whose amino-acid sequence is MAKKITAFIKLQVPAGKANPAPPVGPALGQHGLNIPGFCKEFNARTQDQLGMIIPVVITAYSDKSFTFECKTPPASILLKKAAGLKTDGKPGAGAKNPGKEKVGKVTREQVAEIAKTKAPDLNSYDVEAGIKIIAGTARSMGIDVVG
- the nusG gene encoding transcription termination/antitermination factor NusG, whose protein sequence is MTEKTDLKWYVVHTYAGFENRAKKTLEERIQQYHLQDFFGEIWVPIEMVEEIKAGVRKAQSRKCFPSYMLVQMLFSDETAHLVRNTAKVTGFVGNAKNPPSLSVAEVERMRAMVEGAPKVRAKVEFVEGDKVKVMEGPFANFNGEIEEVKADKQKLRVLVSIFGRATPVELDYVQVERIA